From one Eucalyptus grandis isolate ANBG69807.140 chromosome 9, ASM1654582v1, whole genome shotgun sequence genomic stretch:
- the LOC104419755 gene encoding cytochrome P450 90B1 has product MEGSQPSMSDSELIILCLLPSILALLLASILIQRRHQTRYNKLNLPPGRAGWPFLGETIAYLKPYSATTVGAFMDQHISRFGKIYRSHLFGEPTIVSADAELNRFILQNEGKLFECSYPRSIGGILGKWSMLVLVGDMHRDMRSISLNFLSHARLRTVLLREVEQNTLLVLSSWKEHCTFSAQDEAKKFTFNLMAKHIMSLDPGEMETEQLKKEYVTFMKGVVSPPLNFPGTAYRKALRSRSTILKFIERKMEGRVRRMKEGGAGDSSRDDDDLLGWVLKHSNLSTEQILDLILSLLFAGHETSSVAIALAIFFLQACPRAIDQLRKEHLEIARGKKRAGETELNWEDYKKMEFTQCVISETLRLGNVVRFLHRKALQDVRFKGYDIPCGWKVLPVIAAVHLDPLLFDHPHHFNPWRWQNKCASNPRGQSSSSTSASSSTCPNANYFLPFGGGPRLCAGSELAKLEMAVFIHHLVLNFSWELAEPDEAFAFPFVDFPKGLPIRVQGHTLL; this is encoded by the exons ATGGAGGGGAGTCAGCCATCCATGTCTGACTCGGAGCTAATCATCCTCTGCCTCCTTCCCTCAATCTTGGCTCTGCTTCTCGCCTCCATCCTCATCCAGAGGAGGCACCAGACCCGGTACAACAAGCTCAACCTCCCGCCCGGCCGCGCCGGCTGGCCCTTCCTCGGCGAGACCATTGCCTACCTCAAGCCTTACTCCGCCACTACCGTCGGCGCCTTCATGGACCAGCACATCTCCAG GTTTGGGAAGATATACAGGTCCCATCTGTTCGGGGAGCCGACGATCGTGTCGGCAGACGCGGAGCTGAACCGGTTCATCCTGCAGAACGAGGGGAAGCTGTTCGAGTGCAGCTACCCAAGGAGCATCGGGGGGATCCTCGGCAAGTGGTCGATGCTCGTCCTGGTCGGGGACATGCACAGGGACATGCGGAGTATCTCCCTCAACTTCCTCAGCCACGCCAGGCTCAGGACCGTCCTGCTCCGGGAGGTCGAGCAGAACACTCTGCTCGTATTGAGCTCTTGGAAGGAGCACTGCACCTTCTCTGCTCAAGATGAAGCCAAGAAG TTCACGTTCAACCTGATGGCGAAGCACATAATGAGCTTGGACCCCGGCGAAATGGAGACAGAGCAGCTGAAGAAGGAGTACGTCACTTTCATGAAAGGGGTGGTGTCTCCGCCGCTGAATTTCCCCGGAACCGCCTATCGAAAGGCTTTGCGG TCCAGATCGACGATTCTGAAgttcatagagaggaagatggAGGGGCGGGTGCGGAGGATGAAGGAAGGAGGAGCCGGGGATAGCTCGAGGGATGACGACGACCTGCTGGGGTGGGTGCTGAAGCACTCCAACCTGTCGACGGAGCAGATCCTGGACCTGATACTGAGCCTGCTCTTCGCCGGCCACGAGACCTCCTCGGTCGCCATTGCTCTGGCCATCTTCTTCCTGCAGGCCTGCCCCAGGGCCATCGACCAGCTGAGG AAAGAGCATCTTGAGATCGcgagagggaagaagagagcTGGAGAGACGGAGCTGAACTGGGAGGACTACAAGAAGATGGAATTCACCCAGTGT GTGATTAGCGAGACGCTTCGGCTGGGAAACGTGGTGAGGTTTCTGCATAGAAAGGCGCTGCAAGATGTCAGGTTCAAAG GGTATGACATTCCATGTGGATGGAAAGTGCTGCCGGTGATAGCAGCGGTGCACTTGGATCCCCTGCTTTTTGACCACCCACACCACTTCAACCCTTGGCGATGGCAG AACAAATGCGCTTCTAACCCTCGAGGACAGTCGTCGTCTTCAACTTCGGCGTCTTCTTCAACATGCCCAAATGCAAATTATTTCTTGCCATTCGGCGGAGGACCGCGGCTCTGCGCGGGATCCGAGCTGGCTAAGCTCGAGATGGCGGTTTTCATCCACCATCTGGTACTCAACTTCAGCTGGGAGCTAGCCGAGCCCGATGAGGCCTTCGCCTTCCCATTCGTCGACTTCCCTAAAGGCTTGCCGATCAGAGTTCAGGGCCACACTTTGCTATAA